Below is a window of Granulicella pectinivorans DNA.
GCCGTTCAGATCCGTCAGCAGGAAACGCAGACTGCCGACGGCAATATCGACCGCCAGCAGGCAGCCGCGCTCGGCTTTGAACCGCATCATGTCCGGTGGTCTTCCGCCGCGCGATTCACCTTCGCCCAACGGCGCGATCAGGTCTTCCGCGATCAAATCCTTCACCACATTCGTTACCGTCGGTGCGCTGAGCCCCGAAGCCCGCACCAGGTCCGCTCGTGAACAGGATTCGGCCTCACGCAGCAACTTCAGAATGTTGAGCGCATTCGCATGTCGCAGAACCGACGGACGCCCAACCGGAATGACTTCGTTTCTCATCTCGATCCAGCATAATTTGAATTTCCTCCGCGCGGAATACAGGTCGCGCGAAAGATTTGAGACCTAACGCTTCCCCTGGGCAGATACTAAGGAAACTTTAGGAAGTATTCTTCGTGCTTCCGATGCAGGTCCACGCATTTTGCCGTCCACGGAACGATTCGTAAAGCCACAGTTCACCTCATGCGGTATCGGAGCGCACTTCGATTCACCTGCACCATGACACGACAACCCTTGGCGGGCGCTGTAGCGTCCGCCAAGGGTTGAGTGCGCTACTGCTGCATGACCCCATAGGCAAAACGCGGGGGCAACCGGCAGCCATTGCGCTCAATCATGGCAAGCGTAAGCGCCTGCGGCACGAGCAGAGAGGTAATTCCCTCCCATGGCTCAGGCACTGCCTGCAGCCTGATGGGTAGAAGCGCTTTCGTCGCGGCATGGTCTTCGTTCGAGACGAGTACAACCTTGCCTCCACGGCGATTGCACTCCTGTGCAAGCTTCACACCAAGCTCCGCAACGCGCCCCATCGCGAAGATGATGGCGACATGCGTTCCATCGACATCGAGATTGGGTCCATGTTTGAATCCTGCTCCGGTATGCGCCGCGGCGCGAAAGCCGCTCATCTCTCGAAGAGTCAACGCACCCATGATCGCTCCGCCATACGCCGCACCACGTCCGATGACCTCCGTATTTGCGGCCCCGCGGCAAAACGCCTCAAGCTCGCCACGCATTGCGAAGACACGCTCAAGGTCAGACTCGAAACGATCTGCCGTGCGTTTCGCGTCCTCCTCCCACCGATGGCCAACCATCTCGGAGGCCAGGATGATGGCGGCTGCCGTGGAATTCGTATACGTCTTCGTCGCATTGCCGTACTCAGGCCCGGCGAGGATGGGGAGCTTGTGCTCCGCGAGCTTCCAGCATGTGCTCACGGCGTTGTTACAAATCAGTCCCATGGGGTTGCCCGTGCCCTGTTTGAAAAGCTCCACCAGTTCAGCGCTCTCGCCCGAGGTCGTCAATAGAAGAGAGAGAGCCGCGTCTTCCCAGACCTTGTTGCCGTAATGCAGCCACTCCCCCGCATCCACCGCAAACGACGGCCTCCCGTGCGCCTGCAGCAGAGCCGCACCGCTGATGGCGGAGCAGTACGATCCGCCCATGCCGACGAACATCACGGGACCATCGTTCGAGGCGAGCCGACTGAGTGTAGCGATTTCGCGATGCACGCCCTCATCGGTCGCATAAGCGTCAATCAGAGCAAGAAGGCGACCGGGCTGCTCTCGGCATTCCATCTCGAGGATTTGTGTTCCATTCGAAGCAAGTACGTCGGAGGAGGGCTTCACTCCGTTGATCCAGCGTGGTTCTTCCATCATTCCTAACCTTCCTTCAGATCGTTCTGACTGCCGTCTCGATCGCGAGCCGCACTGCTCCGATCACCTGTGCATCCGTTCCGAGAGCGCTCAAAGCGACCTTGGGACGCACATGCGCTACGTGCTTCGCCAGCACGGCCTCGGTCGCTGCAAGCAACACGGGATTCATCCCCACTCCACCACCCAACACGAAGAGCTCGCAGTTGAGGATCAATGCCATGTCGTAGATCGCGTATGCGAGCGTGCGTGCAGCCTGATCGAGAATCGTCTTCGCGAGTGCATCCCCTGCGACGGCGTGGTCGAAGACCTGCGTCGCCGTAAGCGTCA
It encodes the following:
- a CDS encoding SIS domain-containing protein translates to MMEEPRWINGVKPSSDVLASNGTQILEMECREQPGRLLALIDAYATDEGVHREIATLSRLASNDGPVMFVGMGGSYCSAISGAALLQAHGRPSFAVDAGEWLHYGNKVWEDAALSLLLTTSGESAELVELFKQGTGNPMGLICNNAVSTCWKLAEHKLPILAGPEYGNATKTYTNSTAAAIILASEMVGHRWEEDAKRTADRFESDLERVFAMRGELEAFCRGAANTEVIGRGAAYGGAIMGALTLREMSGFRAAAHTGAGFKHGPNLDVDGTHVAIIFAMGRVAELGVKLAQECNRRGGKVVLVSNEDHAATKALLPIRLQAVPEPWEGITSLLVPQALTLAMIERNGCRLPPRFAYGVMQQ